In the genome of Natronomonas salina, the window CGGCGTCGCCGTCCGGGTCCTCCAGCAGCAGGCCGGTCTGGTAGCGCTCGCCGGTCGGCATCGCGGAGCCCGTACCGAGGAATGTCACGCGCATGGGCCGGGGTTCGGCGGCCCGGCGGAAGTGCGCTGGGGTCGCCCGCCCGGGTTTCACTTTCACTCCGGAGTCCAAACCCACTTGTCGTCTGGCGCCCAACGAGAAACCGATGGGAGACGCCGCGTCGGAGGACGCCGAGGCCGTCGCACGGGAGCACCTGTCGGGGCGGGACCTCGGGTTCGACCCCGGGTCGGTGGCCGTCGACGACGCCGACGTGTTCGCCAGGCTCGACCCCGCCGTCCGGGAGTGGTGGGTCGACCAGTTCGGCGCGTTCGTCCCGGAGAACGGCGGATTCTTCACGCCGCCGCAGAAGGAGGCCGTCCCGCTCATCGACGAGGGGACGAACACGCTGGTCTGTGCGCCGACCGGGTCCGGGAAGACCCTCTCGGCGTTCACGGCCATCATCAACGACCTGTTTCACCAGGCGGAGTCCTCCGAGGACGGCCTCGAGAACAGCGTCTACTGCCTCTACGTCTCGCCGCTGAAGTCGCTGGCCAACGACATCCACCGCAACCTCACCGAGCCCCTCGAGGGCATCACCGAGAACCTCGAGGACCGGGGGGAGGCCGTCGACATCCGACACGCCATCCGCCACGGCGACACCTCCAGCAACGACCGCCAGAAGATGCTGGAGGAGACGCCGCACATCCTCAACACGACGCCGGAGACGCTGGCGATCCTGCTCAACAGCCCGAAGTTCAAGGAGAAGCTCCGGAGCGTCGAGTACGTCGTCGTCGACGAGATCCACTCGTTGGCCGACAACAAGCGCGGCACCCACCTCTCGGTGTCGCTGGAGCGGCTGGAGCGGCTCTGCGAGACCTCGCCGACGCGCATCGGCTGTTCGGCGACCGTCGAGCCGCTGGAGACGATGGGCGAGTTCCTCGTCGGCGGCGACTACGACCCCGCCACCGGCGACTGGGAGCCCCGCGACTACGAGATCGTCGACGCCCGGTTCGTCCGGGAGTTCGACGTCGAGTTGACCTGCCCGACCGACGACCTCGTCAACACGCCGCGGGACCGGGTCACCGACCGCTTCTACCGGCAACTCGACGACCTCGTCGCCGAGCACGAGAACACCATCGTGTTCACGAACACCCGCTCGGGCGCCGAGCGCGTCCTGCACAACCTGCGGGAGCGCGGCGGCTACGACGAGTCGAACTCCGGCTGCCACCACGGCTCGCTAGCGAAGGGCCGGCGCCGGGAGATCGAGGAGGGGCTGAAGGCCGGCGACCTCGACGTCGTCACGACGTCGACGTCGCTCGAACTCGGCATCGACATGCCGCACGTCGACCTCGTCGTCCAGGTCGGCTCACCGAAGTCCGTCGCCTCGCTGCTCCAGCGGATCGGCCGCGCCGGCCACCAGCTCGGCCAGACCGTCAAGGGCCGGGTCGTCGCCCTCGACCGAGACGAGCTGATCGAGTGTGCCGTCATGCTGAAGAAGGCCGAGGAGGGGTTCGTCGACCGGGTGTTCGTCCCCGAGAACGCCCACGACGTCGCCGTCCAGCAGGTCTACGGGATGGCCATCAACGGCCCGCTCCCGGAGGCCGAACTGCGGGCCACCCTCCGGAGCGCGTACCCGTACCGCGACTACGACGACCACCGGTTCGAGCAGCTGTTCCGCTACCTCACCGCCGACTACGAGGGGATGGAGGAGAAGAACGTCTACGCGAAGATCTGGCGGGACGAGAACGACGCGCCCGGCGGCGAGCACTACTACGACGAGTACGAACCCGGGACGCCGCTGGTCGGCAAGCGCGGCCGGATGGCCCGCGTCATCTACATGACGAATATCGGCACCATCCCGGACTCCTTCACCTGCGACGTCTACGTCCGCGGCAGCGACGACTGGGTGGGCCAACTCGACGAGGAGTACCTCGACACCCTGGAGGCCGGCGACGTCTTCGTCCTCGGGGGCTCGCACTTCGAGTACCGCTACCGCCGCGGCTCGAAGGTCTACGTCGACCACACAAGCGCCCGCCCGACCGTCCCCTCGTGGTTCTCCGAGCGGCTGCCACTCTCCTACGACCTCGGCCGCGAGATACTCGCCTTCCAGCGCGACCTCCTCGAACGGTACGAGGAGCGCGGCCCGCCCGCCGTCCGCCGGTGGCTCCGGGACCTCCCGCTCGACGAGAACACCGTCCGGGCCATCACCCGGATGTTCGACGCCCAGATCCAGTACGCGGGCGTCGAGAGCGTCTCGACGGACAGCCGACTCACCATCGAGGTGGAACTGGACCACGACGACTACAAGCGCAACTACTACGTCCACTCGAACTACGGCCGGCGGTTCAACGACGGCCTCTCGCGGCTGCTCGCCTACCGCTGCGCGCAGGAGGCCAACGCGAACGTCAAGGTCGCCGTCGCCGACCACGGCTTCACCCTCTCGATGCCGCTCAACCGGAAGATCAACGTCCGGGGCATCCTGCGGGACATCGACCCGACGGACGTCCGCCCGGACCTCCGGGCGTCGCTCGACGGGACGGACCTCCTGAAGCGGTACTTCCGCATCAACGCGACGCGGTCGCTGATGATCCTCAAGCGCTACAAGGGCTACGAGAAGTCCGCGAGCCAGCAGCAGGTCTCCAGCGAGATGCTCATCGGCTTCGCCCAGGACAGGGAGGAGTTCGCGGTGATGGAGGAGACCTACCGGGAGATCCTCGAGGACAAACTCGACGTGGACGCCCTCGAGAACTTCGTCGCGAGCGTCCAGACCGGCGAGGTCGACGTCGCGCTCCACCAGGTCGAGTCGCCGTCGCCGCGGGCGTTCGGCCTGGCGACGCTGATGGCCAGCGACGTCGTGCTCGCGGAGGACGAGTCCGCCGTCCTCCAGGAGTTTCACGACCGGGTCATGGACGAGATCGGCGACGACGGGCCGGGCGCCCTCACCGTGGGAACGGACGACTGACCAGTTCCGGAGCCACGAGAGGCGTCGAGATCGACGACTGGACGACCGCCCGCCCCGCCGTCGGGAACGGACTTATCGCCCTCCGCCCCTAACTCCCTGGTAACGTGCAACACACGTACAGGTGCGGCGACTGCGGCGCCGAGTTCACCGGCTCCCGGAAGCGCTGCGAGTACTGCGGGACCGTCGGGGCGGCCACCGACCGCTCGGAGTGCCGGGAGTGCGGGCAGTGGCTGACCGATTCGCCCCACCAGGAGTGTCCGGTCTGCGGCTCCTCGAACGTCGATAAGGTCGCGCTCCGTCACCGCGACTAGCCTCGCCGGGGCGAACGGTGTCCCTACCGCCGGTACGGCGGGCGTACGGTCAGCCGCCGCGGTTGAACTATCCCGCGACTCTTCCCCCTCCCGCGGCTACGTCTCCACTCATGTCAAGCGAAACGCTGGAGCTGGAGCGCGACATCGGACAGGCCACCATCGTCTACGAGGACCCCGAGGACGGGACGGTCGAGCGCACCGTCGAGAACGAGCAGATCGTCTACTTCCAGGACCACTGGCTGCTGAAGGCCGGCGAGGACAGCGAGGGCAACGACGTGGTCCGGCGCATCCCCGACCACAAGGTGTACTACGTCGAGCGGTCGGTCGAGAAGTTCGAGGAGGAGATCAAGACGATCCGCAACCAGGTCCAGTCCTTCGCCGACGACATCCGCGGGAAGCTCCCCATCGGCGGGGAGGACGAGGAGGAGACGGACGACGGGGACGGCCCCGAGCGACTCTGAGCGCTCAGACCAGCAGCGTGTTCAGGGCGTCGGGGACGACCAGGACGTCGCTGCCGGATTCGACGGCGTCCTCGACCGACGCGCGGGCGTGCAGCAGGCACTCGTCGACCACGTCCGGCGCCTCGCTGTTCGTCACGTAGACGTCGTGGTCCCTGAGAGCCCGTGCGACGACGAACGCGCGCTGGGCGCCGGGTTCGTAGCCCTCGCGCATCTCCTTGTACAACGACTCGGCGCTCTCCGCGCCGGAGAGCCACTCGTAGAAGCGTTGCTCCCCGGTACCCTCGCCGGCGCCCTCCGGGAGCGCCGCCGGAACGACCACGCGGCCCCCCTCTCGAAGCGGATTGGTGGCCCCCAGGACGACGTACGTCGCCGCGCGGGTCGCCTGGTAGAGGTTCGCGTCCTTCGGCGCGCCGACGCCGGCGACGACGGCGTCGTACCGGTCCGCGACCTCGACGGACAGCGCCTCTGTCGCGCTGTCCGCGAGCTCTCGGACGACGAGTCGCGGCTCGCCGGCGGCGACGTCGAGGATTCCTGCGGGGCCGTGCGTGACGTTCAGACAGAAGTCCAGCCCGCAGAGGTCGCCCGCCTCGTCGACGGCCTCCCGGAACGGGTTCTCCTCGATGCTGCCCAGTCGGACGCCATCGCGGGAGAGCATCTCGGGGCCGTGCGTGTAGCGGATGATCGGCTCGCCGCCCGCGCCGATGGCGACCGTCTTCCCCCCGCCGGAGAAGCCGGCGTACTGGTGGGGTTCGACCATCCCCGTCGAGAGCACCCGGTCGGCTTGCGCGACGGTCCGGTTCAGTTCGACGGTCGCGCCGTCGACCTCGCCCACGTCGACGGTGTCGTCGGGGTCGTGGTTCTCCGCGAGGTCGGCGCGGTCGCCGAGCATCTCCTCGAGTTCGGCGTCGGTCATCGGACGGTGAAGGCCCAGCCCCACGACGACGGAGACCTGCTCGCGGAAGACGCCGACCTGCTGGAGTTCCTCGAGGAGCACGTCGACGAGGACGTCGTCGGGGGTCGCGCGCGTGACGTCGGTGACGACGATGGCGATCGTGTCGTCGGGATCGACCAGTTCGGTGAGCGCGGGGCCGAGCGGGGAATCGACGGCCCGTTCCGCCGCCGCTCGGACGTCGACCGCCTCGCCGCCGGCGGGTTCGGCCACCGTCACCTCGCAGTCCGGCAGGTCCACGGAGACGGTCCCGTCGCCGAGCGGCAGTTCGAAGGGCGCCATCGGGTCAGCCCTTGATGTTGCAGACCGGGTAGACGCGGGCGACCTTGTCGCCGATGCCGAGCGCGTCGCTGACGCGGACGACCTCGTCGACGTCCTTGTAGACGCCCGGGGCCTCCTCGGCGATGGTCGCGCCGCTCTGGGCCTTCACGTACACCTGCTGGTTCCGGAGGTCGTCCTGGACGTCGCCGCCCCAGAACTCGTCTTTCGCCTGCGTCCGGCTCATCAGGCGGCCGGCGCCGTGGGCCGTCGAGCCGAACGTCTGGTCCATCGACTCGGCGCCGCCGCAGAGGACGTACGACCCCGCGCCCATGCTCCCCGGGATGATGACCGGCTGGCCGACGTCGCGGTAGGCCGACGGCACCTCCGGACGGCCGGCCGGGAACGCCCGCGTCGCGCCCTTCCGGTGGACGAACAGCTCCGTCTCCTCCCCGTCCACGTCGTGGACCTCCTTCTTCGCGATGTTGTGGGACACGTCGTAGAGCAGCTCCATCCCGAGGTCCTCCCACGGCTCGCCGAAGACCTCCTCGAAGACCTTGCGGGTCCGGAAGGTGATGAGCTGGCGGTTCACCCACGCGAAGTTGATGGCGGCGCACATCGCACCGTAGTAGTCCTCGGCGAGCTGCGAGCCGGCGGGCGCCGCCGCGAGTTCCTTGTCCGGCAGCTGCGAGAGGAGGCCGCTGTGGGTCTGCTCGATCTCCCGGAGGTAGTCGTTGCAGACCTGGTGGCCCAGCCCACGCGACCCGCAGTGGATGAGGACGACGATCTGGTCCTCCCGGAGGCCGTAGGCGCCGGCGATCTCCTCGTCGAAGACGTCGGTGACGCGCTGGACCTCGAGGAAGTGGTTCCCGGAGCCGAGCGACCCCATCTGGTTCCGCCCGCGGTCCTTCGCCTTCTGTGAGACAGCGGACGCGTCGGCGTCCGGGCGCATCCCCTCGTCCTCGCAGTGGTCGAGGTCCGACTGGACGGCGTAGCCCTCCTCCAGAGCCCAGTCGACGCCGCGTTCGAGGACCGCCTCGACTGTGGCGGCGTCGCCCTGGACGACGCCCCCGCCGCCCAGTCCCGACGGGACGGCGTCGAACAGCGCGTCGACGAGCTCCTCCTCTTTGCC includes:
- a CDS encoding lactate racemase domain-containing protein, with the translated sequence MAPFELPLGDGTVSVDLPDCEVTVAEPAGGEAVDVRAAAERAVDSPLGPALTELVDPDDTIAIVVTDVTRATPDDVLVDVLLEELQQVGVFREQVSVVVGLGLHRPMTDAELEEMLGDRADLAENHDPDDTVDVGEVDGATVELNRTVAQADRVLSTGMVEPHQYAGFSGGGKTVAIGAGGEPIIRYTHGPEMLSRDGVRLGSIEENPFREAVDEAGDLCGLDFCLNVTHGPAGILDVAAGEPRLVVRELADSATEALSVEVADRYDAVVAGVGAPKDANLYQATRAATYVVLGATNPLREGGRVVVPAALPEGAGEGTGEQRFYEWLSGAESAESLYKEMREGYEPGAQRAFVVARALRDHDVYVTNSEAPDVVDECLLHARASVEDAVESGSDVLVVPDALNTLLV
- a CDS encoding ATP-dependent helicase — its product is MGDAASEDAEAVAREHLSGRDLGFDPGSVAVDDADVFARLDPAVREWWVDQFGAFVPENGGFFTPPQKEAVPLIDEGTNTLVCAPTGSGKTLSAFTAIINDLFHQAESSEDGLENSVYCLYVSPLKSLANDIHRNLTEPLEGITENLEDRGEAVDIRHAIRHGDTSSNDRQKMLEETPHILNTTPETLAILLNSPKFKEKLRSVEYVVVDEIHSLADNKRGTHLSVSLERLERLCETSPTRIGCSATVEPLETMGEFLVGGDYDPATGDWEPRDYEIVDARFVREFDVELTCPTDDLVNTPRDRVTDRFYRQLDDLVAEHENTIVFTNTRSGAERVLHNLRERGGYDESNSGCHHGSLAKGRRREIEEGLKAGDLDVVTTSTSLELGIDMPHVDLVVQVGSPKSVASLLQRIGRAGHQLGQTVKGRVVALDRDELIECAVMLKKAEEGFVDRVFVPENAHDVAVQQVYGMAINGPLPEAELRATLRSAYPYRDYDDHRFEQLFRYLTADYEGMEEKNVYAKIWRDENDAPGGEHYYDEYEPGTPLVGKRGRMARVIYMTNIGTIPDSFTCDVYVRGSDDWVGQLDEEYLDTLEAGDVFVLGGSHFEYRYRRGSKVYVDHTSARPTVPSWFSERLPLSYDLGREILAFQRDLLERYEERGPPAVRRWLRDLPLDENTVRAITRMFDAQIQYAGVESVSTDSRLTIEVELDHDDYKRNYYVHSNYGRRFNDGLSRLLAYRCAQEANANVKVAVADHGFTLSMPLNRKINVRGILRDIDPTDVRPDLRASLDGTDLLKRYFRINATRSLMILKRYKGYEKSASQQQVSSEMLIGFAQDREEFAVMEETYREILEDKLDVDALENFVASVQTGEVDVALHQVESPSPRAFGLATLMASDVVLAEDESAVLQEFHDRVMDEIGDDGPGALTVGTDD
- a CDS encoding RtcB family protein, giving the protein MTTFEAGDITLHKVRDYVWEIPQDQEAGMRVPARVLGSEALLEEISDDKTLEQLKNTTHLPGIRKYALCMPDGHQGYGFPVGGVAGIDAEDGVISPGAVGYDINCGVRMVKTDLTYGDVEGKEEELVDALFDAVPSGLGGGGVVQGDAATVEAVLERGVDWALEEGYAVQSDLDHCEDEGMRPDADASAVSQKAKDRGRNQMGSLGSGNHFLEVQRVTDVFDEEIAGAYGLREDQIVVLIHCGSRGLGHQVCNDYLREIEQTHSGLLSQLPDKELAAAPAGSQLAEDYYGAMCAAINFAWVNRQLITFRTRKVFEEVFGEPWEDLGMELLYDVSHNIAKKEVHDVDGEETELFVHRKGATRAFPAGRPEVPSAYRDVGQPVIIPGSMGAGSYVLCGGAESMDQTFGSTAHGAGRLMSRTQAKDEFWGGDVQDDLRNQQVYVKAQSGATIAEEAPGVYKDVDEVVRVSDALGIGDKVARVYPVCNIKG